The following proteins are encoded in a genomic region of Arcobacter cloacae:
- the tmk gene encoding dTMP kinase, whose translation MYVVIEGIDTAGKSTQLELLKKNFPNAVFTKEPGGTLLGTKLRVMALGGEAKSQLAEMFLFLADRAEHIEEIIKNNKDKIIISDRSMISGIAYANQLNLDKLIELNLIATQNILPDYVILLELTPSELKFRLSQKQNDSIELRGIEYLINIQNRMKETIQKIGINHIFIDASLKIEEIEKKIEDFINGK comes from the coding sequence ATGTATGTAGTAATTGAAGGTATTGATACAGCTGGAAAATCTACTCAATTAGAACTTTTGAAAAAAAATTTTCCAAATGCAGTTTTTACAAAAGAGCCAGGTGGAACTCTTTTAGGAACAAAACTAAGAGTCATGGCATTAGGTGGTGAAGCAAAATCTCAACTTGCAGAGATGTTTTTATTTTTAGCTGATAGAGCTGAACATATAGAAGAGATTATAAAAAACAATAAAGATAAAATAATTATTTCAGATAGATCAATGATTTCAGGAATTGCTTATGCAAACCAATTAAATCTTGATAAATTAATAGAATTAAATCTTATTGCAACTCAAAATATTTTACCAGATTATGTAATTTTACTTGAATTAACACCTTCTGAGTTGAAATTTAGATTATCACAAAAACAGAATGACTCTATTGAATTAAGAGGAATCGAATATTTAATTAATATTCAAAATAGAATGAAAGAAACTATCCAAAAAATAGGTATTAATCATATTTTTATAGACGCTAGTTTAAAAATTGAAGAGATAGAAAAAAAGATTGAGGATTTTATAAATGGCAAGTAA
- the coaD gene encoding pantetheine-phosphate adenylyltransferase, translating to MSNCDINSYRKAIYSGTFDPITNGHLDIIKRAANIFDEVIIAVAKSELKKPMFSHEQRVLFAKAATQDIEGVRVLGFDTLLVDLATELKVNTIIRGLRAVSDFEFELQMGYANSSINKKIETLYLMPTLENAFVSSTIVREIIRFNGKFEHLVPKKVLECM from the coding sequence ATGTCAAATTGTGATATTAATTCATATAGAAAAGCTATATACAGTGGTACTTTTGACCCGATTACAAATGGTCATTTAGATATTATAAAACGTGCTGCAAATATTTTTGATGAAGTGATTATTGCTGTTGCAAAAAGTGAACTAAAAAAACCTATGTTTAGTCATGAACAAAGAGTTTTATTTGCTAAAGCTGCAACGCAAGATATAGAAGGTGTTAGAGTTTTAGGATTTGACACATTACTTGTTGATTTAGCTACGGAACTTAAAGTAAATACTATTATTAGAGGATTAAGAGCTGTTTCTGATTTTGAATTTGAACTACAAATGGGATATGCAAACTCATCAATAAACAAAAAAATAGAGACTTTATATCTTATGCCTACTTTAGAAAATGCTTTTGTTAGTTCTACAATTGTAAGAGAAATTATCAGATTCAATGGTAAATTTGAACATTTAGTTCCGAAAAAAGTATTAGAATGTATGTAG
- a CDS encoding UbiX family flavin prenyltransferase, with amino-acid sequence MKITVAISGASGSILGINFIKQIPKNIEVFAVFSKSAKKALKLENNISTDEIFKEFKNVTIFKDSNIGASIASGSFKVDKMIILPCSQNTLAKCAVGISDSLITRAFSVMLKEKREIIIAPREMPFSTIALKNMLTLSKLGVTIAPPILGYYSNQQSLEDMEKFLIGKWFDLLKIENNLYKRWE; translated from the coding sequence TTGAAAATAACTGTTGCGATTTCAGGTGCTAGTGGCTCAATTTTGGGTATAAATTTTATTAAACAAATACCTAAAAATATAGAAGTGTTTGCTGTTTTTTCAAAAAGTGCAAAAAAAGCACTAAAACTTGAAAATAATATTTCAACAGATGAAATATTTAAAGAGTTTAAAAATGTAACAATTTTTAAAGATTCAAATATTGGAGCTAGTATTGCATCAGGTTCATTCAAAGTTGATAAAATGATTATTCTTCCTTGCTCACAAAATACTTTAGCAAAATGTGCTGTTGGAATATCTGATTCCCTAATCACTAGAGCTTTTAGTGTGATGTTAAAAGAAAAAAGAGAAATAATAATAGCACCAAGAGAGATGCCTTTTAGTACCATAGCTTTAAAAAATATGCTAACTTTATCTAAATTAGGTGTTACTATTGCACCTCCTATATTGGGTTATTACAGTAATCAACAAAGCTTAGAAGATATGGAAAAGTTTTTGATTGGAAAATGGTTTGATTTATTAAAAATAGAGAATAATTTATACAAAAGATGGGAATAA
- a CDS encoding recombinase family protein — MSKIFTYIRKNQNNEKYTQIQEESIEKYINKHNLKIDKKIEINISTPNEEKNILQLLENCEKNSTLIVSNLNVFGRSIETILEIVKFLLSNKIRIIVAEQNLDLLDDKDMLTQMILGVITMTLTLEKELMSLRTKEALTAKKLNGIALGKPKGTIQKSKFDMQRDKIEELLSVGLSVRKISKLLGYNNHIGLNNYVKKRDIKINLNKLKDN; from the coding sequence ATGTCAAAAATTTTTACTTATATTAGAAAAAATCAAAATAATGAAAAATATACTCAAATACAAGAAGAGTCTATAGAAAAATATATAAATAAACATAATCTTAAAATTGATAAAAAAATTGAAATTAATATTAGTACTCCTAATGAAGAGAAAAATATTTTACAACTTTTAGAAAATTGTGAAAAAAATTCCACTTTAATAGTTTCGAATTTAAATGTTTTTGGAAGATCAATAGAAACAATTTTAGAAATAGTAAAATTTTTATTATCAAACAAAATTAGAATAATTGTAGCAGAACAAAATCTTGATTTATTAGATGACAAAGATATGTTAACTCAAATGATTTTAGGAGTTATAACAATGACTTTGACTCTTGAAAAAGAATTAATGAGTTTAAGAACAAAAGAGGCTTTAACAGCTAAAAAGTTAAATGGTATAGCTTTAGGAAAACCAAAAGGAACTATTCAAAAATCAAAATTTGATATGCAAAGAGATAAAATAGAAGAGCTTCTTTCTGTTGGATTAAGTGTTAGAAAAATATCAAAATTACTAGGTTACAATAATCATATAGGATTAAACAACTATGTAAAAAAAAGGGATATAAAAATTAATCTAAATAAGCTAAAAGATAATTAA
- the rplI gene encoding 50S ribosomal protein L9 has translation MKVLLTKDVKTLGKAGEIKEVADGYGKNFLIGKGLALHATTEVLNRWKAEQKRAAENEAKEIAAAKDLAEKLNATKLTIKHKVGANGHLIGSVTNKEIAESLEQQFSIVVDKKNISLDKKIKSIGIYEVDCKLGHAIHATLKVDIIGE, from the coding sequence GTGAAAGTATTATTAACAAAAGATGTAAAAACTTTAGGAAAAGCAGGTGAAATAAAAGAAGTTGCTGATGGATATGGAAAAAATTTTTTAATTGGTAAAGGTTTAGCTTTACACGCAACTACTGAAGTATTAAATAGATGGAAAGCTGAACAAAAAAGAGCAGCAGAAAATGAAGCTAAAGAGATTGCTGCGGCTAAAGATTTAGCTGAAAAATTAAATGCAACAAAACTTACAATAAAACACAAAGTTGGAGCAAATGGACATCTAATAGGTTCTGTTACAAATAAAGAAATTGCAGAATCATTAGAACAACAATTCTCTATAGTTGTAGATAAAAAAAATATATCTTTAGACAAAAAGATTAAATCAATTGGTATTTATGAGGTTGATTGTAAATTAGGGCACGCAATTCATGCAACTTTAAAAGTTGACATAATTGGAGAATAA
- the hslV gene encoding ATP-dependent protease subunit HslV, with translation MFDATTILAYKGKDKAVIGGDGQVTFGNTVLKGNATKIRTLYKDQILAGFAGSTADAFNLFDMFEGHLEACKGDLLKSVIAFSKEWRKDKVLRRLEAMMIVLNKEKIFILSGNGDVVEPEDGAIASIGSGGNFAISAARALAKHSNLDEEAVVRESLMIAGELCIYTNQNIKILKLED, from the coding sequence ATGTTTGATGCTACAACGATACTTGCATATAAAGGCAAAGATAAAGCAGTAATTGGTGGAGATGGTCAAGTTACTTTTGGAAATACAGTTTTAAAAGGTAATGCTACAAAAATTAGAACTTTATATAAAGACCAAATTCTTGCGGGATTTGCTGGAAGTACAGCTGATGCTTTTAATTTATTTGATATGTTTGAAGGTCATTTGGAAGCTTGTAAAGGTGATTTATTAAAATCTGTAATCGCTTTTTCAAAAGAGTGGAGAAAAGACAAAGTTCTTAGACGTCTTGAAGCTATGATGATAGTTTTAAATAAAGAAAAAATATTTATCTTAAGTGGAAATGGAGATGTGGTTGAACCTGAAGATGGAGCAATTGCAAGTATAGGAAGTGGTGGAAATTTTGCTATTAGTGCTGCACGTGCACTAGCTAAACACTCTAATTTAGATGAGGAAGCAGTTGTACGTGAATCTTTAATGATTGCAGGTGAATTATGTATTTACACAAATCAAAATATAAAAATATTAAAGTTAGAGGATTAA
- the hslU gene encoding ATP-dependent protease ATPase subunit HslU, giving the protein MDMTPKQIVAYLDDYIIGQNNAKKTIALALRNRYRRMRVDPNLQEEIMPKNILMIGNTGVGKTEIARRLAKMMGLPFIKVEASKYTEVGFVGRDVESMIRDLVYEGINLVTREFEEKIKDKIDDEVNRKIIEKLVPPLPETASESAKESFIKTYNTMEKKLLDGSLDDKKIEIEIPKKAHIEILDSSMPFDMSSMQESLNKMLGGLNKDVIKKEVTIKDAKVLLRGVASENLLDTEAIKVEALKRCENGGIIFLDEIDKIASGKKNNGQDPSKEGVQRDLLPIVEGSSVQTKFGQIKTDHILFIAAGAFHVSKPSDLIPELQGRFPLRVELESLDEEALYKILTNTKNSLLRQYQALLAVEDVELEFDDEAIRAFAKYSVTANEKTEDIGARRLHTVIEKVIEDISFDADEKKGTKVIVTKELVAEKLDDIVENVDTARYIL; this is encoded by the coding sequence ATGGATATGACACCAAAACAAATAGTTGCATATTTAGATGATTATATAATTGGTCAAAATAATGCGAAGAAAACAATAGCATTAGCTTTAAGAAATAGATATAGAAGAATGAGAGTTGATCCAAATCTTCAAGAAGAGATAATGCCTAAAAATATTTTGATGATTGGAAATACAGGAGTTGGTAAAACAGAAATAGCAAGAAGACTTGCAAAAATGATGGGATTACCTTTTATAAAAGTAGAGGCTAGTAAATATACTGAAGTTGGATTTGTTGGTCGTGATGTTGAGTCAATGATTAGAGATTTAGTATATGAAGGAATAAACTTAGTTACAAGAGAATTTGAAGAAAAAATCAAAGATAAAATAGATGATGAAGTAAATAGAAAAATTATTGAAAAATTAGTTCCTCCACTTCCTGAAACTGCAAGTGAGAGTGCAAAAGAGTCGTTTATTAAAACATATAATACTATGGAGAAAAAACTTCTTGATGGTTCTTTAGATGATAAAAAAATAGAGATTGAAATTCCTAAAAAAGCACATATTGAAATATTAGATTCATCAATGCCTTTTGACATGAGTTCTATGCAAGAAAGCCTAAATAAAATGTTAGGTGGATTAAATAAAGATGTTATTAAAAAAGAAGTAACTATTAAAGATGCAAAAGTTTTATTAAGAGGTGTTGCAAGTGAAAATTTACTTGATACGGAAGCTATAAAAGTTGAAGCTTTAAAAAGATGTGAAAATGGTGGAATAATTTTTTTAGATGAGATAGATAAAATTGCTTCTGGAAAGAAAAACAATGGTCAAGACCCATCAAAAGAGGGTGTTCAAAGAGATTTACTTCCAATAGTTGAGGGAAGTAGCGTTCAAACAAAATTTGGACAAATAAAAACAGATCATATTTTATTTATAGCAGCTGGTGCTTTTCATGTTTCAAAACCAAGTGATTTAATACCTGAACTTCAAGGAAGATTTCCTTTAAGAGTTGAATTAGAATCACTTGATGAAGAGGCTTTATATAAAATCTTAACAAATACTAAAAATTCACTTTTAAGACAATATCAAGCTCTTTTAGCTGTTGAAGATGTGGAGTTAGAGTTTGATGATGAAGCAATTAGAGCATTTGCTAAATATTCAGTTACAGCAAATGAAAAAACAGAAGATATAGGTGCAAGAAGACTTCATACTGTTATTGAAAAAGTAATAGAAGATATCTCTTTTGATGCAGATGAAAAAAAAGGTACTAAAGTAATAGTTACAAAAGAGCTAGTTGCTGAAAAATTAGATGATATTGTTGAAAATGTAGATACTGCAAGATATATATTGTAA
- a CDS encoding TatD family hydrolase: MIIDTHCHLDNKQYYEDIHNVISNALSHGVKGFLIPGADFNDLPRAVELAEKYDEVFFAVGIHPYDMDMYNEEMMEKYVNHPKCIAIGECGLDYYRLPEDEEEKLANIKKQKEVFISQIEFAKKVKKPLIVHIRDASNDSRQILMDYNAKEVGGVLHCYNASEHLLPLAEHNFYFGIGGVLTFKNAKKLVEVLPKIPKDKFLIETDAPYLTPHPHRGERNEPYYTVFVSKKISELLQISEEEVEQITTDNAKKLFKEFSSLS, encoded by the coding sequence ATAATTATAGATACTCATTGTCACTTAGACAACAAACAATATTATGAAGACATACATAATGTTATTTCAAATGCATTAAGTCATGGTGTAAAGGGATTTTTAATCCCTGGAGCTGATTTTAATGATTTACCAAGAGCAGTTGAATTAGCTGAAAAATATGATGAAGTTTTTTTTGCAGTGGGAATTCATCCTTATGATATGGATATGTATAATGAAGAGATGATGGAAAAATATGTAAATCATCCAAAATGTATTGCTATTGGTGAGTGCGGATTGGATTATTATAGACTTCCTGAAGACGAAGAAGAAAAACTTGCAAATATAAAAAAACAAAAAGAGGTTTTTATATCTCAAATAGAGTTTGCAAAAAAAGTAAAAAAGCCTTTGATTGTTCATATTCGAGATGCTTCAAATGATTCAAGACAAATTTTGATGGATTACAATGCAAAAGAAGTTGGGGGAGTTTTACATTGTTATAATGCAAGTGAACACTTATTACCTTTAGCTGAACACAACTTTTATTTTGGAATAGGAGGAGTTCTCACTTTTAAGAATGCAAAAAAATTAGTAGAAGTTCTTCCTAAAATTCCAAAAGATAAATTTTTGATTGAAACAGATGCTCCTTATCTTACTCCTCATCCTCACCGAGGCGAAAGAAATGAGCCTTATTATACAGTTTTTGTATCAAAGAAAATATCTGAATTACTTCAAATAAGTGAAGAAGAAGTAGAACAAATAACTACAGATAATGCAAAAAAATTATTTAAAGAGTTTTCTAGTCTATCTTAG
- a CDS encoding lytic transglycosylase domain-containing protein — protein sequence MIRIFFSLLLIINTLFAIDEIGIRVLKDLDIDPSFINEKSLEKIYEEYSSSSNLSYYNNLIKKSSLNAQIVRTEIEKENLPEAFFFIPLLESSFVNQTKGKNSPGGLWQIMPQTAKTLKLRNDEFVDERLDLIKSTDAASSYLKRYYKKFNKWYLALLSYNSGEGRVIHGVARASLDKYLELNPHMENDSNIKIYKSYIDEYARTKKGLSNLYIIYNRIGKQEKAYDFAYLVRNNKHKDYLAESSITYIQKIIAFTIISKKDLFKSINNKAKYKLEKVKAPKGLQLKSLANIVGMNYNEFKTLNKHIKKEALPIDSKLYNIYIPQEKLELYNKKIVNINTNKQEKKVVETKNNNLSKKPIIYEVKKGDSLESIAKKFKVNLAKLKKDNKKSSNLIKIGEKIEIYK from the coding sequence TTGATTAGAATTTTTTTTTCACTTCTACTAATTATCAACACACTTTTCGCAATTGATGAAATTGGAATAAGAGTTTTAAAAGATTTAGATATTGATCCTTCTTTTATAAATGAAAAATCTTTAGAAAAAATTTATGAAGAGTATTCATCTTCAAGTAATCTAAGCTATTACAATAATCTGATAAAAAAATCTTCTTTAAATGCCCAAATAGTAAGAACAGAAATAGAAAAAGAGAACCTTCCTGAAGCTTTCTTTTTTATTCCTTTACTTGAATCAAGTTTTGTAAACCAAACTAAAGGTAAAAATTCTCCTGGTGGATTATGGCAGATTATGCCACAAACTGCAAAGACCTTAAAATTAAGAAATGACGAATTTGTTGATGAAAGATTAGACCTTATTAAATCAACTGATGCTGCAAGTTCATATTTAAAAAGATATTATAAAAAATTTAACAAATGGTACTTAGCTCTTTTATCTTACAATAGTGGAGAAGGAAGAGTTATACATGGTGTTGCTAGAGCATCTTTAGATAAATATTTAGAATTAAATCCACATATGGAAAATGACTCAAATATTAAAATCTATAAATCTTACATTGATGAATATGCAAGAACTAAAAAAGGATTAAGTAATTTATATATTATATACAATAGAATTGGTAAGCAAGAAAAAGCCTATGATTTTGCTTATTTAGTAAGAAATAATAAACATAAAGACTATTTAGCAGAATCTAGTATAACTTATATTCAAAAAATTATTGCCTTTACAATTATTTCAAAAAAAGATTTATTTAAAAGCATAAATAATAAAGCAAAATATAAATTAGAAAAAGTAAAAGCACCAAAAGGTTTACAACTTAAATCCTTAGCAAATATAGTTGGAATGAATTATAATGAATTTAAAACTTTAAATAAACATATTAAAAAAGAGGCTCTTCCTATTGATTCAAAACTTTATAATATTTATATTCCACAGGAAAAATTAGAACTTTATAATAAAAAAATAGTTAATATAAATACAAATAAACAAGAGAAGAAAGTTGTAGAAACTAAAAATAATAATTTATCTAAAAAACCAATTATTTATGAAGTGAAAAAAGGAGATTCTTTAGAGTCAATTGCCAAAAAATTTAAGGTTAATTTAGCAAAATTAAAAAAAGATAATAAAAAAAGTTCAAATTTAATAAAAATAGGAGAGAAAATTGAGATTTATAAATAA
- a CDS encoding septal ring lytic transglycosylase RlpA family protein, with translation MRFINNIRTSLFVGVCTLFLFTGCSQKNVSDDYTKFYKDTKNSKINNSPQMHKYTMRPYSVFGIKYYPFIANIGDTFEGIASWYGPDFHSKKTSNGEIYNMHAMTAAHKTLPMNTVVRVDNLENGKSVIVRINDRGPFVKGRIIDLSNKAAHEIDMVRRGTAKVKVTVLGYNGEIQNKNAPFDQVSKENIPPQSESIVELEPLDIKEDKIVSTSVTAPTIGATVTKPLPVINNKPKANVVSSGNYKIQVGAFSKIDGATKTKNDYQRKFGNNLVEYEKSFVNGNVFYKVFIKGFKSYDEALRFKNNNGLNNSMILK, from the coding sequence TTGAGATTTATAAATAATATACGAACCAGTTTATTTGTAGGAGTTTGCACTCTATTTTTATTTACAGGATGTTCACAAAAAAATGTTAGTGATGATTATACAAAATTTTATAAAGATACTAAAAATTCTAAAATAAATAATTCTCCTCAAATGCATAAATATACGATGAGACCTTATAGTGTATTTGGAATAAAATATTATCCATTTATAGCAAATATTGGAGATACTTTTGAAGGTATTGCTTCTTGGTATGGTCCAGATTTTCACTCTAAAAAGACTTCTAATGGAGAAATTTATAATATGCATGCAATGACAGCTGCTCATAAAACATTACCAATGAATACAGTTGTTAGAGTTGATAATTTAGAAAATGGTAAATCAGTAATTGTAAGAATCAATGATAGGGGACCATTTGTAAAAGGAAGAATAATAGACTTATCAAACAAAGCTGCACATGAAATTGATATGGTAAGACGTGGAACTGCTAAAGTAAAAGTGACAGTTTTAGGATATAATGGTGAAATTCAAAATAAAAATGCACCATTTGATCAAGTTTCAAAAGAGAATATACCTCCTCAATCTGAAAGTATTGTAGAGCTTGAGCCATTGGATATAAAAGAAGATAAAATAGTTAGTACAAGTGTAACTGCTCCAACAATAGGGGCAACTGTTACAAAACCTTTGCCTGTTATAAACAATAAACCAAAGGCTAATGTAGTTTCAAGTGGTAATTATAAGATTCAAGTTGGGGCTTTCAGTAAAATTGATGGTGCAACAAAAACAAAAAATGATTATCAAAGAAAATTTGGTAATAATTTAGTTGAATATGAAAAATCTTTTGTTAATGGAAATGTTTTTTATAAAGTGTTCATAAAAGGTTTTAAAAGTTATGATGAAGCATTAAGATTTAAAAATAATAATGGCTTAAATAATTCAATGATTCTAAAATAG
- the hisB gene encoding imidazoleglycerol-phosphate dehydratase HisB, producing the protein MVEVNRKTKETDIRCRIDINGCGKSDIKTGVGFFDHMLEALSKHSGIDIELACDGDLHIDAHHTVEDCGIVLGQALKKAIFPIQAVERYGNATVVMDEAATTCALDLSNRPFLVYEVNVSGKVGDFDVELVEEFFHALAGNAGLTVHIIQDRGRNKHHILEASFKAFAVALRRALAKNERLGIPSTKGVL; encoded by the coding sequence ATGGTAGAAGTAAATCGAAAAACAAAAGAGACTGATATTAGATGTAGAATAGACATAAATGGTTGTGGAAAATCAGATATTAAAACAGGTGTTGGGTTTTTTGACCATATGTTAGAAGCTTTATCAAAACACAGTGGAATAGATATAGAGTTAGCTTGTGATGGAGATTTACATATTGATGCTCACCATACAGTTGAAGATTGTGGAATTGTTTTGGGACAAGCTTTAAAAAAAGCTATTTTTCCAATACAAGCAGTTGAAAGATATGGAAATGCAACAGTTGTTATGGATGAAGCAGCAACTACATGTGCTTTAGATTTATCAAATAGACCTTTTTTGGTTTATGAAGTAAATGTAAGTGGAAAAGTTGGGGATTTTGATGTGGAATTAGTTGAAGAATTTTTCCATGCACTTGCAGGAAATGCTGGTTTAACAGTTCATATTATTCAAGATAGAGGAAGAAATAAACATCATATATTAGAAGCTAGTTTTAAAGCATTTGCTGTAGCACTAAGACGTGCTCTAGCTAAAAATGAAAGATTAGGAATCCCAAGTACAAAAGGTGTTTTATGA
- a CDS encoding KdsC family phosphatase, translating to MIELIVLDVDGTLTDGKITYSSTGDETKSFDVSDGLAIAVWTKNLGKKAAIITGRNSSIVERRAKELNITHLHQGVKNKQEVLEDILKQEGLSWNQVAAIGDDLNDYNMLKKAGLSFTPSNGTHYLKEFVHVICKNKGGEGAVREMLEYIFKEDNLEEEFLNAWV from the coding sequence ATGATAGAACTTATTGTTTTAGATGTTGATGGTACTTTAACAGATGGTAAAATCACATACTCTTCAACTGGAGATGAAACAAAATCTTTTGATGTTTCAGATGGTTTAGCTATTGCTGTTTGGACAAAAAATCTTGGCAAAAAAGCAGCAATTATAACAGGTAGAAATTCTTCAATCGTTGAAAGAAGAGCAAAAGAGTTAAATATAACACATCTTCATCAAGGTGTAAAAAACAAACAAGAAGTTTTAGAAGATATTTTAAAACAAGAGGGATTGTCTTGGAATCAAGTAGCTGCAATTGGTGATGATTTAAATGATTATAATATGCTAAAAAAAGCAGGTTTATCTTTTACTCCTTCAAATGGAACTCATTATTTAAAAGAGTTTGTTCATGTAATTTGTAAAAATAAAGGTGGAGAAGGTGCAGTTAGGGAAATGCTAGAATATATTTTTAAAGAAGATAATTTAGAAGAGGAATTTTTAAACGCATGGGTATGA
- a CDS encoding LPS export ABC transporter periplasmic protein LptC, producing MKSFIALLLFISIIAYFIPIKKLEKVQIEQDLPQVIFEKPIMYTLNDKNIHRVVIAEHAVKYQNRDEMFNADITLKNQDQTKEFDSENLKADKIIKKGDVYTLTNNVKYKRDNFIKLNTHHLIYDDINKIAKNNKPFEGVYNEHIFKGTNLYLDINNDNIKAKNAHFEIDMKKN from the coding sequence ATGAAATCTTTTATAGCATTACTTTTATTTATATCTATTATTGCTTATTTTATACCTATAAAAAAATTAGAAAAAGTTCAGATAGAACAAGATTTACCTCAAGTAATTTTTGAAAAACCTATAATGTATACATTAAATGATAAAAATATTCATAGGGTTGTTATTGCAGAACACGCAGTAAAGTATCAAAATAGAGATGAAATGTTTAATGCTGATATTACACTAAAAAATCAAGATCAAACAAAAGAATTTGATAGTGAAAACTTAAAAGCAGATAAAATAATTAAAAAAGGTGATGTTTATACTTTAACAAATAATGTAAAATATAAACGAGATAACTTTATTAAGTTAAATACACATCATTTAATCTATGATGATATAAATAAAATAGCAAAAAACAATAAACCTTTTGAAGGTGTTTATAATGAACATATTTTTAAAGGTACAAATTTATATTTAGATATAAATAACGATAATATAAAAGCCAAAAATGCACATTTTGAAATAGATATGAAAAAAAATTAA
- the lptA gene encoding lipopolysaccharide transport periplasmic protein LptA → MRYLIGSIICSTLLFAQSETLVIDAQDFQADDKKGVSIFTGNVKIKMGQDKLNANRVDVYFTTNKENKKTPLRYEAIGNADFEIVTEDKHYIGNGDKIIYSPQKEEYTIIGNGFLQEKNDDRKVYGDTIFVNQLTGEAKVKGSENKPVRFIINVDRGDEKGKN, encoded by the coding sequence ATGAGATATTTAATAGGTTCTATAATCTGTTCTACACTTTTGTTTGCACAAAGTGAAACTTTAGTTATTGATGCACAGGATTTTCAAGCAGATGATAAAAAAGGAGTTTCTATTTTTACAGGGAATGTAAAAATAAAAATGGGACAAGATAAATTAAATGCAAATAGGGTAGATGTATATTTTACAACTAATAAAGAGAATAAAAAAACACCTCTAAGATATGAAGCAATTGGAAATGCAGATTTTGAAATAGTTACAGAAGATAAACACTATATTGGAAATGGTGATAAAATTATTTATTCTCCTCAAAAAGAAGAATATACAATTATTGGAAATGGATTTTTACAAGAAAAAAATGATGACAGAAAAGTTTACGGAGATACTATTTTTGTAAATCAATTAACGGGTGAAGCTAAAGTAAAAGGTAGTGAAAATAAACCTGTTAGATTTATAATAAATGTAGATCGTGGCGATGAAAAAGGAAAAAATTAA
- the yihA gene encoding ribosome biogenesis GTP-binding protein YihA/YsxC encodes MRIIDAKFLQSAQSVEDSPPPNVAEVAFLGRSNVGKSSLLNTLTNRNGLAKSSSTPGKTQLINYFEIKFKTENEETPHLFARFVDLPGFGYAKVAKSLKAQWNRNLTGYLELRPNLQIFVHLIDARHPELEIDKNVDEFLKDIKRGDQIIVHAFTKTDKLKQNELAQLRRVYPEGIFISNLKKRGIIDLQNKITGYLFGNQIL; translated from the coding sequence ATGAGAATTATTGATGCAAAATTTTTGCAATCAGCACAAAGTGTAGAAGATTCACCTCCACCAAATGTAGCAGAAGTTGCATTTTTAGGACGTTCAAATGTTGGTAAATCTTCACTCTTGAATACTTTAACAAATAGAAACGGTTTAGCTAAATCATCTTCAACTCCTGGAAAAACTCAACTTATAAACTATTTTGAGATTAAATTTAAAACTGAAAATGAAGAAACACCTCATTTATTTGCAAGATTTGTAGATTTACCTGGTTTTGGTTATGCTAAGGTTGCAAAGAGTTTAAAAGCCCAATGGAATAGAAATCTTACGGGATATTTAGAATTAAGACCAAATTTACAAATATTTGTGCATTTAATTGATGCAAGACATCCTGAACTTGAAATAGATAAAAATGTTGATGAGTTTTTAAAAGATATAAAAAGAGGCGATCAGATTATTGTTCATGCTTTTACGAAAACTGATAAATTAAAACAGAATGAATTAGCTCAATTAAGAAGAGTTTACCCTGAAGGAATTTTTATTTCTAATTTGAAAAAAAGAGGTATAATTGACCTTCAAAATAAAATAACAGGATATTTATTTGGAAATCAGATTTTATAA